The Brachionichthys hirsutus isolate HB-005 chromosome 1, CSIRO-AGI_Bhir_v1, whole genome shotgun sequence genome has a window encoding:
- the paqr5b gene encoding membrane progestin receptor gamma-B, whose translation MCKPSTSTEKTAGMGGVAQVMGTVVMLSLIKFPQVFTINQVPQAFHEDSIISGYRHPHSSATDCILSLFHMTNETLNIWTHFLPSWYFLWKLVSVVLILTAWQESFTWPLVVYLVSCCIYPLLSSCAHTFNSMSAQARHICFFFDYGALSFYSLGSAMSYSAYVFPDKWVNNFFHRYYIPIAVFNTIACTSMACYSRLGSPFWQHSHDVANRFSKFQSPKFNKSLRVVAFAFPYLFDNIPLFYRVFLCVGEGCTDNDTNTLHCYHIALAFLTGFLFATHLPERLAPGSFDFIGHSHQLFHVSGIFATHFQMRAIEQDMLTRRTWLLQHSIPITFANSVGAALFCVVVNLLIIILFSLPLLFPSDCQKKKHKI comes from the exons ATGTGCAAACCTTCTACCTCCACAGAGAAAACAGCAGGAATGGGGGGGGTGGCCCAGGTAATGGGAA CAGTCGTCATGCTCAGCCTCATCAAATTCCCACAAGTCTTCACCATCAACCAAGTGCCTCAA GCCTTTCATGAGGACAGCATCATCTCGGGCTACCGGCACCCCCACAGCTCAGCCACTGACTGCATCCTGAGCCTCTTCCACATGACTAATGAGACATTAAACATATGGACCCACTTTCTGCCCTCCTG GTACTTCCTATGGAAACTGGTGTCGGTGGTGCTGATTCTGACAGCGTGGCAGGAATCCTTCACCTGGCCTTTGGTGGTCTACCTGGTCTCCTGCTGCATTTATCCGCTGTTATCCAGCTGTGCTCACACCTTCAACAGCATGTCAGCTCAGGCGCGTCacatctgtttcttttttgaCTATGGCGCCCTCAGTTTCTACAGCCTGG GGTCAGCGATGAGCTACTCGGCTTACGTTTTCCCAGACAAGTGGGTGAACAACTTCTTTCACCGCTATTACATCCCTATCGCTGTGTTCAACACTATTGCCTGCACCAGCATGGCCTGCTACTCCAG GCTTGGCTCACCGTTTTGGCAGCATAGTCATGACGTCGCAAACAG attCTCTAAATTCCAGAGTCCGAAGTTCAACAAAAGCCTCCGTGTCGTTGCTTTTGCCTTCCCGTACCTGTTTGACAACATTCCTTTGTTCTACAGG gtgtttctgtgtgtgggggAAGGCTGTACAGACAATGATACGAACACCCTTCACTGCTACCACATCGCCTTGGCTTTCCTGACAGGCTTTCTGTTCGCCACACATTTACCTGAGCGCCTGGCCCCTGGAAGCTTCGACTTCATTG GTCACAGCCATCAACTCTTCCACGTGAGCGGCATCTTCGCCACCCACTTCCAGATGAGGGCCATTGAACAGGACATGTTGACACGCCGCACGTGGCTCCTCCAGCATTCCATACCCATCACCTTTGCCAACTCGGTGGGAGCGGCCCTGTTCTGTGTGGTGGTGAATCTGCTGATAATCATCCTCTTcagccttcctctcctctttccgTCAGACTGCCAAAAGAAGAAACATAAAATATAA
- the glceb gene encoding D-glucuronyl C5-epimerase B, with translation MRCLATRVNYKTLIVICALFTLIIVLLWNRCLSDTSRHLGYTALEAPSPKVGDASISSQQHPPEPPPVVGVLGGIKYEEIDCLINDEATIKGRQEGGEIYLPFSWMEKYFDVYGKVVQYDGYDRFEFQHSYSKVYAQREPYHPDGVFMSFEGYNVEVRDRVKCISGVEGVPLSTQWGPQGYFYAIQIAQYGLSHYSKNLTERPPNIEVYDTAEDRDSLASIMLWSVPKGCSLLHVYDKSRSTYVRQFNAPESSEGVSLPLGNSKDFIFSLDIKFVSNGSVSVVLESTDKGPPFTIHYVTSTQLIAFKGRSITYGVGPRTSWSTLTRDLVTDLRKGVGLSNTKAVKATKIMPRRVVRLVLLGHGFVDNITISTTAHIAAFFAASDWLLRNQDERGGWPIMVTRKLGEGFRPLEPGWYSAMAQGQAMSTLVRAYLLTKDQAYLRAALKAVGPYKVLSSQHGVKAVFMNKYDWYEEYPTTPSSFVLNGFIYSLLGLFDLTETAGEKLGREAGQLFSKGMESLKAMLPLFDSGSGSIYDLRHFMLGTAPNLARWDYHTTHINQLQLMASMDNSPVFRDVVKRWKNYLKGVRAKHN, from the exons ATGCGGTGCCTGGCTACTCGGGTCAACTATAAGACTCTCATCGTCATTTGCGCCCTTTTCACTCTCATCATTGTGCTGTTGTGGAACCGTTGCTTGAGTGACACCTCCCGACACCTGGGCTATACTGCCCTGGAGGCTCCAAGCCCCAAGGTGGGGGATGCTAGCATCAGCAGCCAACAACACCCTCCAGAACCCCCACCTGTTGTTGGAGTACTCGGTGGGATCAAGTATGAAGAAATTGACTGCCTGATTAATGATGAAGCTACCATCAAAGGCCgacaagagggaggagagatctACCTGCCCTTCAGCTGGATGGAGAAATATTTTGACGTGTATGGCAAAGTTGTGCAGTACGATGGGTATGATCGCTTTGAGTTTCAGCACAGCTATTCAAAGGTTTATGCACAGCGTGAGCCCTACCACCCCGATGGAGTCTTCATGTCCTTTGAGGGATACAACGTAGAGGTCCGTGACCGAGTTAAGTGTATAAGTGGAGTAGAAG GTGTGCCGCTCTCCACTCAATGGGGCCCGCAAGGTTACTTTTATGCAATCCAGATTGCTCAATATGGTTTAAGCCATTACAGCAAAAACCTGACTGAGCGCCCCCCCAACATAGAGGTCTACGATACcgcagaggacagagacagccTGGCCAGCATAATGCTCTGGTCTGTACCAAAAGGATGCAGTCTCCTTCATGTCTATGACAAGTCCCGCTCGACGTATGTGCGTCAGTTCAATGCTCCAG AGTCATCAGAAGGTGTGTCCCTCCCGCTGGGTAACTCCAAAGACTTCATTTTCAGCTTGGACATCAAATTTGTGTCGAACGGCAGTGTATCTGTGGTCTTGGAATCCACAGACAAGGGCCCGCCCTTCACTATCCACTACGTGACCAGCACACAGCTTATTGCTTTTAAAGGCCGGAGCATCACATATGGTGTTGGTCCACGAACCTCCTGGAGCACTTTGACCCGAGACCTGGTCACTGACCTCAGGAAAGGTGTTGGGCTGTCCAACACCAAGGCTGTGAAGGCCACCAAG ATCATGCCCAGGCGGGTGGTGCGACTAGTCCTACTTGGGCATGGCTTTGTTGACAACATCACGATCTCTACTACTGCCCACATAGCCGCCTTCTTTGCAGCCAGTGACTGGCTCCTCCGCAACCAGGATGAAAGGGGCGGCTGGCCCATCATGGTCACTCGTAAACTGGGGGAAGGCTTCCGGCCTCTGGAGCCCGGCTGGTACTCGGCCATGGCTCAGGGCCAGGCCATGTCCACCCTGGTGAGAGCCTACCTCCTCACCAAGGACCAGGCTTATCTCCGTGCTGCCCTTAAGGCAGTTGGACCCTACAAGGTGCTTTCATCACAGCACGGGGTCAAAGCTGTTTTCATGAACAAATACGATTGGTATGAGGAATACCCCACCACCCCCAGCTCCTTTGTTCTCAACGGTTTCATCTACTCCCTTCTGGGACTCTTTGACTTGACTGAGACAGCCGGGGAGAAGCTTGGCAGGGAGGCTGGCCAGCTGTTCAGCAAAGGCATGGAGTCGCTAAAGGCTATGCTGCCACTCTTTGACAGTGGGTCTGGGAGTATTTATGACCTGCGCCACTTCATGCTGGGCACAGCTCCCAACCTGGCCCGCTGGGACTATCACACCACGCACATTAACCAGCTGCAGCTGATGGCATCCATGGACAACTCACCTGTATTCAGGGACGTGGTAAAGCGCTGGAAGAACTATTTAAAAGGGGTTCGTGCGAAGCACAACTAG